A stretch of the Arachis stenosperma cultivar V10309 chromosome 6, arast.V10309.gnm1.PFL2, whole genome shotgun sequence genome encodes the following:
- the LOC130933558 gene encoding uncharacterized protein LOC130933558 produces the protein MGATPFTKKVLRFRLPKGFDKSTDMKYNSIENPQEHIMTFEATMNLEGIVNVVRCQAFSITPAGTAIKWFNMLSNGSISCFDDISKKFLAQFTTRIAKAKYPISLLGITQHPDESTKKYLDRFNDECLNRLTSSVASLCLTNGLINEDFRKHLTTKLV, from the coding sequence ATGGGAGCCACCCCATTCACCAAAAAGGTCTTGCGATTCAGGTTACCAAAAGGATTCGATAAATCAACCGACATGAAGTACAATAGCATTGAGAACCCCCAGGAACACATAATGACTTTTGAGGCAACGATGAACTTGGAAGGCATCGTCAACGTTGTCCGATGCCAGGCTTTCTCGATAACTCCAGCTGGCACGGCCATCAAGTGGTTCAACATGCTTTCGAACGGCTCGATTTCTTGCTTTGACGATATCTCTAAGAAATTTCTGGCACAATTCACCACCCGAATAGCCAAAGCAAAGTACCCGATCAGCCTCCTAGGCATCACTCAACACCCGGATGAGTCTACAAAAAAATATCTTGATAGATTCAACGACGAATGCCTAAACAGACTAACCAGTTCGGTGGCTAGCCTGTGCCTAACTAATGGCCTGATAAATGAGGACTTTCGGAAGCACCTCACAACGAAGCTTGTTTGA
- the LOC130935280 gene encoding ATP-dependent Clp protease proteolytic subunit-related protein 3, chloroplastic produces MMATCLRVPMVSSIPTSSSSSSSSSSLQPQQSLRRRCCSLSVNATSKSKIPIPPFNPNDPFLSKLASVAATSPETLLNRPLNSDTPPYLDVFDSPNLMATPAQVERSVSYNEHRPRRPPPDLPSLLLHGRIIYIGMPLVPAVTELIVAELMYLQWMDPKEPIFIYINSTGTTRDDGETVGMETEGFAIYDAMMQLQNEIHTVAVGAAIGQACLLLSAGSPGKRFMMPHAKAMIQQPRIPSSGLMPASDVLIRAKEVIVNRDTLIKLLAKHTGNSEETVANVMKRPYYMDATKAKEFGVIDRILWRGQEKIMSDVSAPEDWDKGAGIKIVDGF; encoded by the exons ATGATGGCTACGTGTTTGCGTGTACCCATGGTTTCTTCCATTCCCACTTCGTCTTCGtcgtcgtcttcttcttcttccttacAGCCCCAACAATCTCTTCGCCGGAGATGCTGCTCTCTTTCGGTGAACGCCACAAGCAAATCCAAAATTCCAATACCCCCTTTCAACCCTAATGACCCCTTTCTCTCCAAGCTTGCTTCCGTAGCTGCCACTTCCCCTGAAACCTTGCTCAACCGTCCTCTCAACTCCGATACCCCTCCTTACTTGGACGTCTTCGACTCCCCCAATCTCATGGCCACTCCCGCCCAA GTGGAAAGGTCTGTTTCGTACAATGAACACCGGCCGAGAAGGCCGCCGCCTGACTTGCCTTCGCTGCTTCTCCATGGCAGAATTATTTACATTGGCATGCCT TTGGTGCCAGCTGTCACAGAGCTTATTGTTGCAGAGTTGATGTACCTGCAATGGATGGATCCTAAAGAACCAATATTCATTTACATAAACTCCACTGGTACTACACGAGATGATGGTGAGACG GTAGGGATGGAGACAGAAGGTTTTGCCATTTATGATGCAATGATGCAGTTACAAAACGAG ATTCACACCGTGGCTGTTGGAGCTGCTATAGGTCAAGCCTGTCTGCTACTTTCTGCAGGGTCTCCTGGTAAACGCTTCATGATGCCACatgccaaag CCATGATTCAGCAACCTCGTATTCCATCATCTGGTTTGATGCCTGCTAGTGATGTTCTTATACGAGCTAAGGAG GTCATAGTAAACAGGGACACTCTGATTAAACTACTGGCCAAACACACTGGAAAT TCAGAGGAAACAGTTGCTAATGTGATGAAGAGACCATATTATATGGATGCAACAAAGGCTAAGGAATTTGGGGTCATTGACAGA ATTCTTTGGCGTGGCCAGGAGAAGATTATGTCCGATGTATCTGCTCCAGAGGATTGGGACAAGGGAGCTGGTATTAAAATTGTAGATGGGTTTTAG
- the LOC130935281 gene encoding uncharacterized protein LOC130935281 translates to MNNPSLALRFTLFVSFSLTASSFPQLPFFSKPASTPKAKPSDLLSLLSSKSQSLTVDPLVARDLNSCFKFLVPFSPEPRHRKLASATLIGSNRREKDDRLIWWPPQPVLDLARLAVDSGGDPSAIHRLLDPSAILVPDVEGSNQDRCQLTRTPYGRVFINEELNMYMKFLFELIAARAPSIGLDVALNRFDLFHGHMFLALDSGRLGILFHAREYPAYDKLDFPYNLGYCQRGSNVTYGDSMNMRNILWLAPLPGNSPKSWAAPGVLVVLDARPDGIIYRDLIPDYVKFARTIYEDDLGEVAVDVNYLNVGSESPNYQIFIC, encoded by the exons ATGAATAATCCCTCCCTCGCGTTGCGATTTACACTCTTCGTCTCCTTCTCACTAACGGCTTCTTCCTTCCCACAATTACCATTCTTTTCTAAGCCTGCTTCCACCCCCAAAGCCAAACCCTCTGACTTATTGTCTCTTCTTTCTTCCAAATCTCAATCCTTAACAGTCGATCCTCTCGTTGCACGTGACCTCAATTCATGCTTCAAATTCCTCGTTCCTTTCTCCCCGGAGCCTCGTCACCGAAAGCTCGCCTCCGCCACTCTCATCGGTTCCAACCGCAGAGAGAAAGATGACCGCCTCATCTGGTGGCCGCCGCAGCCCGTCTTGGACCTCGCACGCCTTGCCGTTGATTCCGGCGGTGACCCCTCAGCCATTCATCGCCTCCTCGATCCAAGCGCCATTCTA GTTCCTGACGTTGAAGGATCAAATCAAGATCGCTGTCAGCTCACTAGAACTCCCTATGGCAGGGTTTTCATTAATGAG GAATTGAATATGTACATGAAGTTCTTGTTCGAGCTCATTGCTGCTCGAGCTCCATCTATTGGCTTAGATGTTGCTTTGAACCGCTTTGATCTCTTCCATGGTCACATGTTTCTGGCCCTTGACTCTGGTAGACTTGGTATCTT ATTCCATGCGAGGGAATACCCTGCTTATGATAAACTAGACTTTCCTTACAATTTAGGTTACTGTCAGAGAG GGTCCAATGTGACATATGGTGATTCAATGAACATGAGGAATATTCTTTGGCTGGCTCCTTTACCCGGCAATTCTCCGAAGTCTTGGGCAGCACCAG GTGTACTGGTAGTGTTGGATGCTCGTCCAGATGGAATCATATACAGAGATCTAATACCAGATTATGTAAAATTCGCAAGGACTATATATGAAG ATGATCTCGGGGAAGTTGCTGTGGATGTGAACTACTTGAATGTAGGGTCTGAATCTCCAAACTATCAAATATTCATATGTTGA
- the LOC130935757 gene encoding uncharacterized protein LOC130935757, with the protein MHRLDRGDVWKGKARSLQLQLRDRFRVAVDRHWRRRHAFIPHAQGYFSSTFQRWLNRFRDFRRDSLPSSSSFYRKRVSKDFLSEEESTLVRMMQAVAVPVVGNVCHVFMNGLNRVQVYGLEKLHDALLHRPKGKPLLTVSNHVASMDDPLVIASLLPPSVLLDAKNVRWTLCATDRCFKNPVTSAFFRSVKVLPVSRGDGIYQKGMDMAISKLNHGGWVHIFPEGSRSRDGGKTLGSSKRGVGRLVLDGDSLPIVVPFVHTGMQDIMPIGANFPKIGKMVTVLIGDPINFNDILNAEKVSDMPRKELYDAVASRIGDQLHKLKVQVDTLAVEQEMQFQARSSHSSMRASGILQQVDWELFGMGNFMSADDDDSKQREETIIGPNKSVPQPQESHSDQRWGVGFSNRMRGYMDQMELMSFAARGIFMTNETKNSTGRNREIGPLKAWKQYLEANLLRPWNYVHC; encoded by the exons ATGCACCGTCTCGATCGCGGTGATGTTTGGAAAGGCAAGGCCCGTTCCCTACAGCTGCAGCTAAGGGACCGCTTCCGAGTCGCCGTCGATCGCCATTGGCGCCGCCGCCATGCCTTCATCCCCCACGCCCAGGGTTACTTCTCCTCCACCTTTCAGCGTTGGCTCAACCGATTTCGCGATTTCCGCAGGGACTCCTtgccttcttcctcttctttctaCCGCAAACGAG TGAGTAAGGATTTCCTTTCTGAAGAAGAATCCACTCTTGTTCGTATGATGCAAGCTGTTGCTGTTCCTGTTGTTGGAAATGTCTGTCATGTCTTCATGAATGGATTGAACCGTGTTCAG GTTTATGGCTTAGAGAAACTCCATGATGCTTTGCTGCATAGACCTAAGGGTAAACCTCTTCTCACGGTCAGCAACCACGTTGCTTCCATGGACGACCCGCTTGTTATTGCTTCGCTGCTTCCTCCTAGTGTTCTATTGGACGCTAAGAACGTCAGATGGACACTCTGTGCAACTGATAGATGTTTCAAAAACCCTGTAACTTCGGCATTCTTTCGATCTGTAAAAGTATTGCCAGTTTCTCGTGGTGATGGTATTTATCAGAAG GGAATGGACATGGCCATTTCAAAGTTGAACCATGGTGGTTGGGTTCACATATTCCCTGAAGGAAGCCGCTCCCGGGATGGTGGAAAAACCTTGGGATCTTCAAAAAGAGGTGTTGGGAG GTTGGTCCTGGATGGAGATAGCCTGCCTATTGTTGTCCCATTTGTACATACAGGGATGCAAGATATCATGCCAATAGGTGCTAACTTTCCCAAAATTGGCAAAATG GTTACAGTTCTAATTGGTgatccaatcaatttcaatgATATACTAAACGCGGAAAAAGTTTCTGACATGCCACGAAAAGAATTATATGATGCAGTAGCATCAAGAATTGGTGACCAATTACACAAACTGAAGGTCCAAGTTGACACACTAGCAGTGGAGCAAGAAATGCAGTTCCAAGCTCGCTCTTCACACAGCTCTATGCGTGCATCTGGAATCTTGCAGCAGGTTGATTGGGAATTATTTGGAATGGGTAACTTCATGTCTGCAGACGACGATGATTCTAAACAGAGAGAAGAAACCATTATTGGCCCAAATAAAAGTGTCCCTCAACCTCAGGAATCTCATAGTGATCAGCGTTGGGGAGTAGGTTTTTCAAACAGGATGCGAGGTTACATGGATCAGATGGAGCTAATGTCTTTCGCTGCTAGAGGCATATTTATGACTAATGAAACCAAAAACTCTACCGGTCGTAATAGAGAGATAGGACCCTTGAAGGCATGGAAACAGTATTTGGAAGCTAACCTGTTACGGCCGTGGAATTACGTTCACTGCTAA